Proteins encoded by one window of Ulvibacter sp. MAR_2010_11:
- a CDS encoding CAL67264 family membrane protein, with protein MNKNTVLGWATFIMIVVGLALIAMGAFRYDDVAGWGFAAVGIGFFAIAWVFNALKGRV; from the coding sequence ATGAATAAAAATACAGTATTGGGATGGGCTACTTTTATTATGATTGTAGTTGGCCTTGCCTTGATTGCTATGGGAGCATTTCGATATGACGATGTTGCCGGATGGGGATTTGCGGCTGTTGGGATAGGCTTCTTTGCCATTGCCTGGGTATTTAATGCCCTGAAAGGTCGCGTTTAG
- a CDS encoding T9SS type A sorting domain-containing protein — MKSAFLKPFLLIVGIVLTAVIFFSTKESTIPTSIEATIPGEYPNEWMYNQRAYPDNFINKKAISDALIQSKAILENRSGQSGTDWNLIGPLNTGGRITDVAISPDNDDILYVAAAVGGVFKSTNRGQNWTPVFDDIGKPSIGDIAIAPSNAQRIYVGTGEANGSATDGAYFGDGVYRSDNAGDSWTNVGLPDSDHIGRIVVDPTNPDRVFVAATGKLYGYNQERGIYRTTNGGANWEQVLFVTDSTAAIDVALNPQNTNIVFAAMWERTRKPWQRDYGGITSAIHRSMDGGNTWTELGAANGLPVASTATGRIGLAISHSNPSTIYARFTTNEITNVFNGLYRSDDNGDNWTLVTLGDLNGIDSSFGWYFGNVRVNPTDPDEVYVLGQGIARTTNGGGSWQDLNGMHVDHHALEYSLNNNDFMLEGNDGGAYLSENGGSTWTKFTNLPITQFYNIEVDNSQPERLYGGTQDNNTIRTLTAGTNDWNSIWGGDGFHVNVDPNDNNFIYVESQNGNLGRSTNGGSNFVSATDGISGSDRKNWNTPVIISPFNSEKVFCGTNRLYISDRSVLWSPISPDLTDGQHPSGSLSYGTITAIAPSYNNLDVIYTGSDDGNVHVTFNGGSSWTNISAGLPDRYITSIAISPSDDFTAYVTISGFGVLDYDPHVFKTVDGGANWIDISSNLPSIPVNDIIINSTEEVLFLATDMNVWYSLNDGTSWDILGNNLPFNIIRDLKLHEGTNTLFAGTFGRSMHSYDLSGIIVLGTESIPLTSESFTIYPNPTISQFTLEHTIASEGSITMYDISGKKVATFFEGDFGNSQKLNLSTEGISAGLYFVKLQTGKQSVAKKLIIQ; from the coding sequence ATGAAATCTGCTTTCCTTAAACCCTTTCTGCTAATTGTTGGTATTGTCTTGACAGCTGTGATATTCTTTTCAACTAAGGAAAGTACAATTCCCACAAGTATCGAAGCAACAATTCCCGGAGAATACCCTAACGAGTGGATGTACAACCAACGGGCTTATCCCGATAATTTTATAAACAAAAAAGCTATAAGTGACGCACTAATTCAATCTAAGGCAATTTTAGAAAATCGCTCGGGACAATCGGGAACCGACTGGAACTTAATTGGACCTTTAAATACCGGGGGAAGAATTACCGATGTGGCTATTTCTCCCGATAATGATGATATTTTATATGTTGCCGCCGCCGTAGGTGGGGTTTTTAAATCTACCAACAGAGGACAAAACTGGACTCCTGTATTCGATGATATTGGCAAGCCATCCATTGGTGATATCGCCATAGCACCATCCAATGCGCAACGTATCTATGTGGGAACCGGAGAAGCAAATGGAAGCGCTACAGACGGAGCTTATTTTGGCGATGGTGTATACCGTTCAGACAATGCCGGCGACAGTTGGACAAATGTTGGCCTACCCGATAGTGACCACATTGGACGCATTGTAGTAGATCCTACAAATCCCGACAGAGTTTTTGTCGCTGCTACCGGGAAATTATACGGCTATAATCAGGAACGCGGAATTTACCGCACTACAAATGGAGGTGCTAATTGGGAACAAGTACTCTTTGTAACCGATTCTACCGCGGCGATTGATGTTGCCTTGAATCCGCAAAACACCAATATTGTTTTTGCTGCCATGTGGGAAAGAACCCGCAAGCCCTGGCAGCGGGATTATGGCGGAATCACCTCAGCAATTCACCGTTCTATGGACGGGGGTAACACCTGGACCGAATTAGGCGCTGCTAACGGACTTCCGGTAGCAAGCACTGCTACGGGGCGAATAGGCTTGGCTATTTCACACTCCAATCCGTCTACCATCTACGCCCGATTTACAACAAACGAGATCACAAATGTTTTTAACGGATTGTATCGCAGCGATGACAACGGAGATAACTGGACCTTGGTGACGTTGGGAGATTTAAACGGTATTGATTCCAGTTTTGGATGGTATTTTGGCAATGTACGCGTAAATCCAACCGATCCCGACGAAGTATATGTATTGGGACAAGGTATCGCCCGAACTACCAATGGTGGCGGAAGCTGGCAAGACTTAAATGGCATGCACGTAGATCACCATGCGTTGGAGTATTCATTAAATAACAACGATTTTATGCTGGAAGGAAACGATGGTGGTGCCTATCTCTCTGAAAATGGCGGGTCTACCTGGACAAAATTTACCAACCTTCCCATTACCCAGTTTTATAATATTGAAGTGGATAATTCACAACCTGAACGTTTATACGGAGGTACACAGGATAACAATACTATTAGAACACTAACAGCGGGTACCAATGATTGGAATTCAATATGGGGCGGAGATGGTTTTCATGTAAATGTAGATCCCAACGATAACAACTTTATCTATGTGGAATCGCAAAACGGAAATCTGGGACGATCCACCAACGGTGGTTCCAACTTTGTAAGTGCGACTGATGGAATTAGCGGTAGTGACCGAAAAAATTGGAATACCCCCGTAATTATTTCCCCTTTTAATTCCGAAAAAGTTTTCTGCGGAACCAACCGATTGTATATTTCAGACAGATCGGTACTTTGGAGTCCTATCAGCCCCGACCTTACAGATGGGCAGCATCCCAGTGGTTCACTTTCCTATGGAACTATTACAGCTATTGCGCCTTCCTACAACAATCTGGATGTTATTTATACCGGAAGTGATGACGGAAACGTTCATGTTACCTTCAATGGCGGTAGCTCCTGGACCAATATTAGCGCCGGACTCCCCGATAGATATATCACCTCTATAGCGATATCCCCAAGTGACGATTTCACCGCCTATGTGACAATTTCCGGGTTCGGAGTTCTAGATTACGATCCACATGTGTTTAAAACAGTCGATGGAGGTGCAAATTGGATTGATATTTCTTCCAATCTGCCAAGCATCCCAGTAAATGATATTATTATAAATTCTACAGAAGAAGTGCTATTTCTCGCTACCGATATGAATGTATGGTACTCATTAAACGACGGGACAAGCTGGGATATTCTGGGAAACAATCTCCCTTTCAATATCATTCGGGATTTAAAGTTGCACGAAGGAACTAATACGCTGTTTGCGGGAACTTTTGGGCGTTCCATGCACAGTTACGACTTGTCCGGGATTATTGTTCTGGGAACAGAATCTATACCTCTCACCTCGGAAAGTTTTACAATTTACCCAAATCCCACCATATCGCAATTTACGCTTGAACATACAATTGCTTCGGAAGGAAGCATCACCATGTACGATATTTCAGGAAAAAAAGTCGCAACCTTTTTTGAAGGAGATTTCGGAAATTCACAAAAACTAAACCTTTCAACCGAAGGTATTTCAGCAGGATTGTATTTTGTAAAATTGCAAACAGGCAAGCAATCGGTTGCCAAAAAACTAATAATTCAATAA
- a CDS encoding S9 family peptidase — MNLYYRYLVFIFCLSFGFVNAQPKKNFEYLDVFQLEYTADPQISPDGNYVVYRRTGFDIMKDKSKGNLWILSTDDRKIHHKLTTNEGNEGVASWSPNGDRIAFVSSTDEGSEIYVYWTATGAVAKLTQLENSPSSISWSPDGSQLAFTMKVNADAPVIAKMPPKPKDAKWADAPRITNRLKHEADGAGYIKPGFTHIFVIPSDGGTPRQLTSGDFNHGGGLSWATSGQHIYFSANRNENWEYEFRNSEVYSVHTNTGIITTLTERSGPDGSPILSPNGKYIAYSGFEDKVQAYQIQQLQIMDANGGNKLVLSKNLDRDVDNAVWANDSKGLYFMYNDLGLTKLGYMDLSGKVTDIVDNVGGTTLGRPYASGSFSVSNNGKIAYTISRSDRPADIAIIEKGSKNPKILTALNDDLINYRNMGAVEEIWYDSSVDARKIQGWVVYPPNYQKGKNYPLLVENHGGPILNYGPHFSAEIQLYTAAGYVVFYPNPRGSTSYGEEFGNLLFNNYPGEDYNDVMDGVDALIAKGIANESQLYVTGGSAGGIMTAWIIGKNNRFKAAVVAKPVMNWISKTLTADNYYGYADSRYPGQPWENFENYWKFSPISLVGNVQTPTMVMVGMDDLRTPPSEAKQLYHALKLRKIETVLVEIPDASHGIANRPSNLITKVAHTLAWFEKFK; from the coding sequence ATGAATTTATACTATCGTTATTTGGTTTTTATTTTCTGTCTATCTTTTGGTTTTGTAAATGCGCAACCCAAGAAAAATTTTGAGTATCTGGATGTTTTTCAATTAGAATATACAGCCGATCCGCAAATCTCTCCCGACGGTAATTATGTGGTGTACCGAAGAACCGGTTTTGATATTATGAAGGATAAATCGAAGGGGAATCTGTGGATACTTAGTACCGATGATCGAAAAATTCACCATAAACTCACAACCAATGAAGGTAATGAAGGCGTCGCCTCCTGGTCGCCAAACGGCGATCGTATCGCCTTTGTGAGCAGTACAGACGAGGGAAGTGAAATATATGTTTACTGGACGGCTACGGGAGCAGTGGCAAAACTCACTCAGTTGGAGAACAGTCCGTCTTCTATTAGCTGGTCCCCCGATGGCTCACAACTTGCGTTTACCATGAAGGTAAATGCCGATGCTCCCGTTATCGCAAAAATGCCTCCCAAACCCAAAGATGCCAAATGGGCTGATGCGCCTCGAATTACCAACCGACTGAAACACGAAGCAGATGGCGCAGGTTATATAAAACCCGGATTTACACATATTTTTGTGATTCCTTCAGACGGAGGGACACCCAGACAATTGACGAGTGGAGATTTTAATCACGGTGGAGGTCTTTCCTGGGCAACCAGCGGACAACACATTTACTTTTCAGCCAATAGAAATGAAAATTGGGAGTATGAATTTCGGAATTCGGAGGTGTATTCAGTTCATACGAATACCGGAATTATCACAACTCTTACCGAAAGAAGCGGTCCGGACGGTTCACCCATACTATCACCTAACGGAAAGTACATTGCCTACTCGGGATTTGAAGACAAGGTGCAGGCGTATCAAATTCAGCAATTGCAGATTATGGACGCAAACGGCGGAAACAAGCTGGTTTTGTCCAAAAATTTGGATAGGGATGTGGATAATGCCGTCTGGGCGAACGATAGTAAAGGCTTGTATTTTATGTACAACGATTTAGGTCTTACCAAGCTTGGGTACATGGATCTTAGCGGAAAGGTAACCGATATAGTTGACAACGTAGGCGGAACTACTTTGGGGCGACCTTATGCAAGCGGAAGCTTTAGTGTTTCTAACAACGGAAAGATTGCCTATACTATTTCCAGATCCGATCGTCCGGCAGATATTGCAATTATTGAAAAAGGTTCGAAGAACCCCAAAATTCTTACGGCGCTTAATGACGATTTAATTAATTACCGAAATATGGGAGCCGTCGAGGAGATTTGGTACGACTCTAGTGTCGATGCCAGAAAGATACAGGGCTGGGTTGTATATCCTCCCAATTACCAAAAGGGGAAAAATTATCCGTTGTTAGTTGAAAATCACGGAGGCCCAATCCTTAATTACGGACCACATTTCTCTGCCGAAATACAATTATACACCGCTGCCGGTTATGTAGTCTTTTATCCGAATCCACGAGGAAGCACGAGCTATGGAGAAGAATTTGGAAATTTATTGTTTAACAATTACCCGGGAGAAGATTACAACGATGTGATGGATGGAGTGGATGCTTTAATTGCCAAAGGCATTGCCAACGAATCACAACTTTATGTTACAGGAGGAAGTGCCGGGGGAATTATGACGGCATGGATAATTGGGAAGAACAACCGTTTTAAAGCTGCTGTGGTAGCCAAACCCGTAATGAACTGGATAAGTAAAACACTTACAGCGGACAATTACTACGGCTATGCCGACTCCCGTTATCCGGGTCAGCCGTGGGAAAATTTTGAAAACTACTGGAAATTTTCACCCATATCTCTAGTGGGCAATGTACAAACTCCTACCATGGTCATGGTGGGAATGGACGATTTGCGTACACCGCCCAGTGAAGCCAAACAGTTGTATCACGCCTTGAAACTGCGAAAAATTGAAACTGTTTTGGTTGAAATTCCGGATGCATCACACGGTATTGCGAACAGACCGAGTAATTTAATTACCAAGGTAGCACATACGCTGGCGTGGTTTGAGAAGTTTAAGTAG
- the ftcD gene encoding glutamate formimidoyltransferase: MQQQLIECVPNISEGRDTAKIQTIAKVVETVEGVTLLDIDPGKATNRTVITFVGAPEPVIEAAFLLIKKASELIDMSKHSGEHPRFGATDVCPLVPISGITLEETAVYAHKLGERVGKELGIPGYFYEKAAKEEKRKNLANCRAGEYEGLAKKLSDPAWKPDFGPADFSEKVAKTGATAISARDFLIAYNVNLNTTSTRRANAIAFDIREAGRVKREGNPITGKKVLDKNGEPERIPGKLKAVKGIGWFIEEYGIAQISYNLTNISITSMHVAFDETCKAALERGLRVTGSELIGLIPLQAMLDAADYYLIKQERSLGISESEKIKIAVKSLGLDDLKPFNPEEKIIEYQLRKIGNRLIDLKLNDFADETAGESMAPGGGSIAAYVGTLGVALGTMVANLSAHKAGWDDRWEFFSQWAEKGQAYKNRLLYLVDEDTNSFNKIIDGFRMPQGSEAEKEKRRDAIETATKYATEIPFQVMETAYKSMEVMQAMLKDGLQSSLSDAGVGVLCARAAVLGAYFNVRINAKDIKDRDFAETILKKASDIYEKTLQIEKETITYIDSKM; encoded by the coding sequence ATGCAACAACAATTAATAGAATGTGTCCCGAATATTAGTGAAGGACGTGATACAGCGAAAATACAAACCATTGCAAAAGTGGTAGAAACCGTTGAAGGCGTGACGCTGTTGGACATCGATCCCGGAAAAGCAACCAACCGAACCGTCATCACCTTCGTAGGAGCCCCGGAGCCTGTGATTGAAGCTGCTTTCCTTCTTATTAAAAAGGCGTCTGAATTAATCGATATGAGTAAACACAGCGGCGAACACCCTCGTTTTGGTGCTACCGATGTCTGTCCGTTAGTGCCAATTTCAGGAATCACTTTGGAAGAAACAGCCGTTTATGCCCACAAACTAGGTGAACGCGTGGGCAAAGAACTGGGAATCCCCGGTTATTTTTACGAAAAGGCAGCCAAAGAAGAAAAGCGAAAAAACCTGGCCAACTGCCGTGCAGGCGAATATGAAGGTCTCGCCAAGAAATTGTCGGATCCTGCGTGGAAACCCGATTTCGGCCCGGCGGATTTTTCTGAAAAAGTTGCAAAAACAGGCGCTACGGCCATCTCGGCACGTGACTTTTTAATTGCCTACAATGTAAATCTGAATACAACGTCCACCCGACGAGCCAATGCCATTGCGTTCGATATTCGGGAAGCGGGAAGAGTGAAGCGCGAAGGAAACCCCATTACCGGTAAGAAAGTTTTAGATAAAAACGGAGAGCCTGAACGTATTCCGGGGAAATTAAAAGCCGTAAAAGGGATTGGCTGGTTTATTGAAGAATACGGAATTGCACAGATTTCGTACAATCTTACCAATATTTCAATTACTTCTATGCATGTTGCCTTCGACGAAACTTGCAAGGCTGCGCTCGAACGCGGACTTAGGGTGACGGGTTCGGAACTCATTGGATTGATTCCGTTGCAGGCCATGCTCGATGCAGCCGATTATTACTTAATTAAACAAGAACGCTCTTTGGGTATTTCTGAAAGCGAAAAAATTAAGATAGCCGTCAAATCGTTGGGATTGGACGATTTGAAGCCTTTTAATCCGGAAGAAAAAATTATTGAATATCAATTACGGAAAATTGGAAATAGATTAATCGACTTAAAATTAAACGATTTTGCCGATGAAACTGCGGGCGAGTCGATGGCTCCCGGCGGAGGATCGATTGCTGCCTATGTGGGAACTTTGGGTGTAGCGCTAGGAACCATGGTCGCAAACCTATCGGCTCACAAAGCAGGTTGGGACGATCGTTGGGAATTCTTTTCGCAATGGGCCGAAAAAGGACAAGCCTATAAAAACAGGCTGTTGTATTTGGTCGATGAAGATACCAATTCCTTTAATAAAATTATCGATGGCTTTAGAATGCCACAAGGGAGCGAAGCCGAAAAAGAAAAACGCCGCGATGCCATCGAAACAGCAACAAAATACGCTACAGAAATTCCGTTTCAGGTGATGGAAACAGCTTATAAATCGATGGAAGTGATGCAGGCAATGCTAAAAGACGGACTGCAAAGTTCTTTATCGGATGCTGGAGTTGGGGTTTTATGTGCCAGGGCAGCAGTATTGGGAGCCTATTTCAATGTACGTATCAATGCGAAAGACATTAAAGACAGGGATTTTGCTGAAACAATTTTGAAAAAAGCTTCAGACATTTATGAGAAAACCCTTCAGATAGAAAAAGAAACGATTACCTATATAGATAGTAAAATGTAA
- a CDS encoding GNAT family N-acetyltransferase translates to MSLEIVPFQKKYTEAFYNLNVEWLETFFYVEDFDKEVLSQPDKYIINPGGHIFFAVEDNLVLGTVALMKAGDNSFELTKMAVLPNQRGKRIGQQLMQHCIDFGKTQGFEKLFLYSNTKLENAIYIYRKYGFIEIPVEENSPYKRSNIKMELYLS, encoded by the coding sequence ATGTCTCTTGAGATAGTTCCATTTCAGAAAAAATATACAGAAGCTTTCTACAACCTCAACGTAGAATGGCTGGAAACCTTTTTTTACGTTGAAGACTTCGACAAGGAGGTATTGAGTCAGCCTGACAAATACATTATAAATCCCGGCGGACATATTTTCTTTGCTGTTGAAGACAATTTGGTGTTAGGGACCGTTGCCTTGATGAAAGCCGGAGATAACAGTTTCGAATTGACCAAAATGGCCGTACTTCCTAATCAGCGTGGAAAACGAATTGGCCAACAATTAATGCAGCATTGTATCGATTTTGGTAAAACGCAGGGTTTTGAAAAACTCTTTTTATACTCCAACACCAAGCTGGAAAATGCAATCTACATTTATCGTAAATATGGCTTTATTGAGATTCCGGTAGAAGAAAACAGTCCGTATAAGCGCTCAAATATTAAAATGGAGTTATATCTTTCTTAA
- the ettA gene encoding energy-dependent translational throttle protein EttA translates to MSDDKKVIFSMSGVTKTFQNAQTPVLKNIYLSFFYGAKIGILGLNGSGKSTLLKIIAGVDKNYQGDVVFAPGYTVGYLEQEPQLDDSKTVLEIVKEGAAATVAILDEYNKINDMFGLEEVYSDPDKMQKLMDRQAVLQDQIDASDAWELDTKLEIAMDALRTPDSDKKIGVLSGGERRRVALCRLLLQEPDVLLLDEPTNHLDAESVHWLEHHLAQYKGTVIAVTHDRYFLDNVAGWILELDRGEGIPWKGNYSSWLDQKSKRLAQEQKQASKRQKTLERELEWVRMAPKGRQAKQKARLNNYDKLMSQDQKQLDDKLEIYIPNGPRLGTNVIEAKGVAKGYEDKLLYEDLNFKLPQAGIVGIIGPNGAGKTTIFRMIMGEETADKGVFEVGDTAKIAYVDQAHSNIDSNKSIWENFSDGQELVMMGGKQVNSRAYLSRFNFSGSEQNKKVSALSGGERNRLHLAMTLKEEGNVLLLDEPTNDLDINTLRALEEGLENFAGCAVVISHDRWFLDRVCTHILAFEGNSEVYFFEGSFSDYEENKKKRLGGDLLPKRIKYKKLIR, encoded by the coding sequence ATGTCTGACGATAAGAAGGTCATCTTTTCGATGTCCGGAGTGACAAAAACATTTCAAAATGCACAAACTCCTGTGCTTAAAAATATTTATTTAAGTTTTTTCTACGGTGCCAAGATCGGGATTTTAGGTCTTAATGGTAGTGGAAAGTCCACCCTCCTTAAAATTATTGCCGGAGTCGATAAAAACTATCAGGGCGATGTGGTCTTTGCCCCCGGATATACCGTGGGTTATCTGGAGCAGGAACCGCAGTTGGACGATTCTAAAACTGTTTTGGAAATTGTGAAGGAAGGGGCTGCCGCAACGGTTGCCATTTTGGACGAGTACAATAAGATAAACGATATGTTTGGTCTGGAAGAGGTTTACAGCGACCCCGATAAGATGCAGAAGTTGATGGACAGGCAGGCGGTTTTACAGGATCAGATAGATGCCAGTGATGCCTGGGAGCTCGATACCAAGCTGGAAATTGCAATGGATGCGTTACGTACACCCGATTCCGATAAGAAAATTGGAGTTTTGTCCGGAGGAGAACGGCGTCGTGTAGCACTTTGCAGATTACTTTTGCAAGAACCCGATGTGTTATTGCTGGATGAACCTACCAACCACCTGGATGCCGAAAGTGTACACTGGCTGGAGCACCATTTGGCGCAATATAAAGGAACCGTAATTGCTGTAACTCACGACAGATACTTTTTGGACAATGTTGCCGGATGGATTTTGGAACTGGACAGAGGGGAAGGTATTCCTTGGAAGGGTAATTATTCTTCCTGGTTGGACCAGAAGTCAAAGCGTCTTGCCCAAGAGCAGAAGCAAGCCAGTAAGCGACAAAAAACATTGGAGCGCGAGTTGGAGTGGGTGCGAATGGCTCCCAAAGGACGACAAGCAAAACAAAAGGCACGTTTGAACAATTACGACAAATTAATGAGTCAGGACCAGAAGCAACTGGATGACAAACTGGAGATCTACATTCCCAATGGACCGCGTTTGGGAACCAATGTGATTGAAGCCAAGGGGGTTGCGAAGGGCTATGAGGATAAGTTGTTGTATGAAGACTTAAACTTTAAACTGCCGCAAGCCGGAATAGTTGGGATTATTGGTCCGAACGGTGCCGGAAAGACCACAATTTTCAGAATGATAATGGGTGAGGAAACGGCAGACAAGGGTGTTTTTGAAGTGGGAGATACCGCGAAGATTGCTTATGTAGATCAGGCTCATTCTAATATAGATTCGAATAAGAGTATTTGGGAGAATTTCAGTGACGGACAGGAATTGGTGATGATGGGAGGGAAGCAGGTAAACTCGAGAGCCTATTTAAGTAGGTTTAATTTCAGCGGAAGCGAACAGAACAAAAAAGTATCGGCATTGTCCGGTGGAGAGCGAAACCGCTTGCATCTGGCAATGACGTTGAAAGAAGAGGGGAATGTTTTATTACTGGATGAGCCAACGAACGACCTTGATATAAATACGTTGAGAGCGCTTGAGGAAGGGTTGGAAAACTTTGCAGGCTGTGCGGTGGTGATTTCTCACGACCGGTGGTTTTTAGACAGAGTGTGTACACATATTCTGGCTTTTGAAGGCAATAGTGAGGTGTATTTCTTTGAAGGAAGTTTCAGTGATTACGAAGAAAATAAGAAGAAACGCCTGGGAGGGGATTTACTTCCGAAGCGAATAAAGTATAAGAAATTAATACGATAA
- a CDS encoding MBL fold metallo-hydrolase translates to MKTAAYIFIVFLLVIGCNSEPKNVAILDLETDTEIISDTIHQSMFEVTPISHASMVLRWDGAVIYVDPVGGQEIFEGMPKPDIILITDIHSDHFDVETLQKVNTADTKILVPLAVFDKLPDFLKNQVGVINNGEQKDVFEFAVEAVPMYNLRKEALKFHEKGRGNGYLIEKNGLRVYISGDTEDIPEMRQLENIDIAFVCMNLPYTMTVENAANAVLEFKPKMVYPYHYRGTEGLSDTTKFQTLVEEGDDAIEVKQLDWYPEME, encoded by the coding sequence ATGAAAACTGCTGCATATATTTTTATCGTCTTTTTACTAGTCATTGGGTGCAATAGCGAACCCAAAAACGTGGCGATATTAGACCTAGAAACCGATACCGAAATAATTTCAGATACCATCCACCAAAGCATGTTCGAAGTTACGCCTATTTCCCACGCCAGCATGGTGTTACGTTGGGACGGAGCAGTAATTTATGTTGATCCCGTAGGCGGACAAGAAATCTTTGAGGGCATGCCCAAACCTGATATTATCCTAATAACCGACATTCATTCAGATCATTTCGATGTGGAAACTCTTCAGAAAGTAAACACCGCCGATACTAAAATACTGGTTCCTTTGGCTGTTTTCGACAAACTACCCGATTTTTTAAAAAATCAGGTGGGCGTCATCAATAACGGGGAACAAAAGGATGTATTTGAGTTTGCTGTAGAGGCCGTTCCAATGTATAATTTAAGAAAGGAAGCCTTAAAATTTCACGAAAAAGGACGAGGTAACGGGTATCTAATCGAAAAGAACGGATTAAGAGTTTATATTTCCGGTGACACCGAAGACATACCTGAAATGCGACAATTGGAAAACATCGATATCGCATTTGTATGTATGAATTTACCCTATACCATGACCGTGGAAAATGCTGCCAATGCAGTGCTTGAATTCAAACCAAAAATGGTGTACCCTTATCATTACAGAGGTACTGAAGGATTAAGCGACACAACAAAATTTCAAACCCTGGTAGAAGAAGGAGATGATGCAATCGAGGTAAAACAGCTGGATTGGTATCCGGAGATGGAGTGA